One Salvia miltiorrhiza cultivar Shanhuang (shh) chromosome 6, IMPLAD_Smil_shh, whole genome shotgun sequence genomic window, ttattttaatttatgtataattttatgtgttttaaattttagtaatttaaattagtgcaattttaattcaagtaattgtgttgttttaatttgtactatcatttaaattaaatcaacaagctaaaaattaaaactaattcaTATGAATTAACAGGATAGGTCAAATCAATGCATCACTTGATTCATTAGTCATCCCGGAGCATGAATGAGTCAAAGTTTGACTCAACGACAACCAATGTGAATGGCTCTAATATATATGTGGGTAATCATGTGAATAGAAGAACTCACAAACAAAATACCTCTCACCAAATCTtaataatattccctccgtcccacgaatcttgacacgttttctttTTTAGGCTGTGCCACGAATCGTGACACATTTcgaaataaggtaataattattatcttatctctcatactttatcacttttattacattctatctcctactttatcacttttattacattctctcccatactttatcacttttatactttattaactacacacttaaaacactaatctacaattccttaattcccgtgctgaAACTAAACGTGGCAAGATTCGTAGAAGGATGGAGTATACAACAACCACAAATTGAGGTATTATATAAGATTTAAAATACTCCTTTCATCCCACAAGGCCTGAGCAGTATTCATTTTCGGGTTGTCCCGCGAAGCTTAAGCACTTTTTTTATATGCCAAAAGTTTTTCACTTTAttcatctttttatttttattttctttttttaccaCACTTACTACACAAAATAGTAATTCCTTAAAATTTATAccgaaaagaaattgctcaagcTTCACGAAATAGAGGGAGTAATTAAATTATTCAAAACTAAAGAAAAGTCTAGCTAAGATCAAGAGAGGGGTGGAGTGTCGAAGCTTATTAGATGTCGACAAATTAATTCAAAAACGTAGATGGGCCATTTGGTTATGGCACATATCGTTGAGTAAATTAAGACTTTCGAAGTCTTCCTTTTGTAAAATTGCTTATGAAATTTCCACCCTGATTTCGTACTTGCTCTCTTTGAAAGCAACTCTATTACAACTCTCCAATAAAGTAACTTATAATTAGGACATTATATGACACTCGAATCCGATAATAATCCTAACTAATCAATTACCgataatttatgaatttaaatatgtTTGATAGTTTAgaacatttttaataaaatgtgaaatTAGActgcttataaaatatttaataggcatatcaaattaaagatcatgataagagctttaatttgatatattttatgtaaatatttaatttaaaatataaaaagtatatttattaaattttatttttatttttttacttttttttgcCTTCATAATATCGATTTTAAAATATTcggttaaaattattttattgtatttaaaaatatgataactgatttggtaataattttatattaattaatatagaaatataagTTTTTATGCATTCCACGGGATACAAATACCAGtgcaatttaaaatttaaactcATACGTAACGTACCTTTTGCAAGGTCAAAacaaaaacatttttttttgttgatttgaagagttggggaggggaagcagtggggtttgaacctgatacctcactgttcacacacaggaggtcgcactaCTTGGTGTCCCCTCGGggacaaaaaaacaaaaacattttTAACAACATAGAAATAATTCAACATTTAAAATAATAGTTCTCCTATAAATTAATActacatcacaaattcacaACCCCATAGCTAACATCCTCAACATTCAACAACCACCACCAAAGTCTTTGGAAAATCAAGAAATGGAGATGATAATGTCGTCGATCATGGCGGCATTCGACGAAGCTCTCTCTCTAACACACGACTACGCCCACGCAGACGAGGCCATCCAAATCCAGCAAGCTCTGCACGCCTCTCTCTCCTCCTCTTCTCAGACGCTCTCATGCGAGATCTGCACCGAAGACAAGCAGGCTTCCGACATGCTCGACCTCGACGGCTGCCGCCACTCCTTCTGCGCCGCCTGCATATCGAAGCACGTGCAGTACAAGCTCCGCGACAACGTCACCGCCGTCTCCTGCCCCGCGCAGGGCTGCCGCAGCGCCATCCAGCCCGCCGCGCTGAGGCCCCACGTGGCGGCGGAGGTCCTGGACCGGTGGGAGGAGGCGGTGGCGGAGTCGTCCATCGAGGCGTCGCAGAGAGTGCGGTGCCCCTACGGCGGGTGCTCGGAGGTTCTGGTGAACGAGGGCGGAGACGCGGTGGCGGAGTGCGAGTGCCCCTGGTGCCATAGGTTGTTCTGCGCGAGGTGCGGGGTGCCGTGGCATCAGGGTCGCGGCTGTAGGGAGtttaggagagagagaggcgggaaGAGAGAGAAGGAGGGGCTGAGGAGGTTGGCGGAGGAGAAGAAGTGGAAGAAGTGCCCTAATTGTAAGGTGTTTGTCGACAAGACGGAGGGCTGTATTCACATCACTTGCAGGTAACTCCCGTTATAGTTTATAGCCTGAACTTTCGGTTTATATGagcaactttaatttattttttgtatagccGAAACTTTGAGAAATTATTCGATTATAATAACAATTACAATAAAATTATGTGAGCAGCATATTCTTTATCGTGATTACACTAAAATTAGGATGGTCAATTGTCACCAtagacggagccagggggggctagagccccctcccaaattttgagtttttttttttttttttttttttttttttaaatatatatagatatatgtttatacctattataaaataattttgtttaataaaagagtatttggttattatattctctcatatatatacttaatttaaggataattccgttatttaaaactatataatctatgaaatattgtttgttattattactattatacttatcttttaataaaaaatacctaatatgtatgaaatgctaaaaaaaattataatgtattgaaactaatttgtaatatatagaaaatatataatctatgaacatgttgtttgctattattattattatgctttccttttaataaaaaatgtcttaaatatacgaaatgtcaaaaaaaagttttgtgatatattgaaactatataatctatgaaaatattgttcgttattattagtattatgctcgtattttaataaaaaaatatcttaaatatacagaatgcccaaaaaaaaaaatctcgggggctaccgcccccgaacccccgtacagTTTCAGCCCCCCCCgaaattaattcctggctccgtccctgattGTCACAGAATGAGAGCTTAATGTATTCTACACGAAAAGAGATTTTCAACGATAAGGTAGCACATCGTGGTCGAATCACAGGTGAAATCGAAATCGCGTTTGTAAATTGGCAATGATGCCAACTTTCAAACGTGATTATGACTTCGCCAGCGGTCCGATCACGATGGGCTACGTATCGTTGAAAATACACTTTAGTGTAGAGTACATTAGGTTCTGGTTTCATGGAAATTGGTCATCGTTTCAGGTGTAATTTCGGTAAAGAAGAGTTATTGTCATAATTTTGGTATGATTGTGATTATAGTTGAATGAATTCTCAAAGTTTGGGCTATATAAACAATGCATCAAAATTGAGGCTATATACTATAATTAACCATTTATAttacttatactccctccgtccataaaaaaaaaatttgtttctATTTATGGACAATACCCCATCATATGTTGGGCCTCTTTCTTCATTTACAATacattattatcattattaataatacTTTTTAGTTAttaccctttctccactcataagTCATAATAGATTcaaccaatttaattaaaacttatgtCGTTCTTATCTTggactatttttggtggacggagggagtatattgtgtttttataaattcacacagaaataatgaaataaagagaaaaaaaaaattatttgaatttttttttacgaaGTTTGAAGTGAATGGGTAACGACGTCGTTGCAGGTGTAAACTTGAGTTCTGCTATGCATGTGGAGAGAATTGGAATGAATCCCACTGGACTACGTGCCAAGAATAGTGTAAATTAATAAACGTTGGTTGTATATTTGATAGAATGATATAGAATATTAGATGAAATAGGATAACAAAAGTAGATGAGTAGTCTATAGCTAGATCTATGGTGAATAgatccaacaaaaaaaaaaaacacaaacaaaaaaaaaacaaaaagaataggagaaaaaaagaagaagaagaagaagaaggaagacAAGTTGTACATGTTGTAGTTTGCATAAGTGAGACTTCAATGATAAGTAGAATAGTTTggaaaaattgcaaaatttgtCCCATAATTGTAAAGCTTATAAACGGTTTTCAAAACAAAGGAATTTACgtcatataattcaattttaattgaaaattagTAATAAATTTCAATTGGGTCCTAAAATTAATCTTGAATAATTAATTAGcacaatatatacatatataatgaaTCGTTTGGTTTTATGTTTAAGTTATTTAGGACTTTAATTAACATCAATCGTGGTTTCATCAACGGTTTTTGGGATTTTCTAAACTCAAAGTGAAGATCAGATTTGTTTCTCGTTGACCCTTCGCATATCTATTTTTCTTCTACCAATTAATTCTTCAAATTAATGTAGAAGACTGCAAAGACTttctaatataaaataataataacataaattaaataaaaacatctCCGAATCCCTAACCCATGTCACGTCGGGATGATCTagtgataaaatatatattgaattttattaatattttgatagATCTTAGTTTTGTTTAGTTCTTACATAGAAAGTAAGTTATTCAGCGTATATCGAAAATAGCGACCGCAGATTCTCATAAACTCAAAAAGagaaaagtaaaaaagaaatatgCTTCTACTATCATATCGATATTTGTAATCTTGTACTTCCTCCTTCCTTCGTCCCGCGAAATTAATCTTCTATTCCTTTTCGTGACGTTTCATATAGTCGATTTTTTCAATTTGGCTTATCTAAAAAAAGTTGTACTAAAAtaactttatttaatatttgtaagaTAATATGTGGATTAATAATTAAGGATAGAATTGAACAATACGTGTAAATTCATTTTTCAAATAACATTAAATGTATTTTCTTGATATGTGTTAGAAAATATAAGTGAACTCTCTTGATGGTAttgagggagtatatatttataataaatatatactccatttgGCTCAATTATATATAGGCTTATTAAATTTTAGACAAGAACTAAGAAAGACATTGACAAAGAAAATTATACCAGTGACTTTTTAACATGttcatgtttatttttttgaaaatttactAATGTTAGAGTTAATCAAGAAGTTAAATAATGATGTGTTCTAAATGAGTTCAAAATGCAtcagttttttttataaaaatcaacatatatatttaagacatatagaaaaggaaaacaagcccCCCTATATAATTGTGACGGTGAGAGTGTAATTTTATAAGTCATAATATTACTCCCTCTATtccataaaaataatattagtaataatttttattttgtgacGTTCACATAAAATAGTCTCATTCTATTTATAAACAATACTCCATAATATATtcaaccatttttattaaaatatgtcaATCATGAGACATATTTGACCCAATCCACCCTGATTCGCCCAATTAGTTGCCTTGCCACTTCCTTTACTATTTTCAATTTCCAGaaaagtgagtatttttttatcaattttttgtaaaattattatacattattttagTGAGAGAGGCAAGATGGTGATAACTGATAAGgttcctttttctttatttcttccttttttttttttttttttcctttgtcGAAATGCAATTGTACAATATTGATTTGGAGCACAAATCTGATAAGGCCCAGTAGGGAAACATGAAATAAGTGGGCCTAAAACCTCAAGACCATGTTTTCATATGGGTCTATTCAtcagtgttttttttttttttcttttttttttttaataacgaCGTTACATCGCATATCTTTGTTACGGTATTTGTTAACTTTTTCGATACATACTATGGTATCGACATACACCAATATATTCTGATATCTGAAAAACTAATTATATCTTATCTTACCGAAATTTTTTTATACGATATATCTTAAGTTCAGTATTTTTGATACGGTATGAACGATATACCGAATTTTTGATATATTTCCCCAATCCTAATTACATGTAGCGTTATCTAAGATGTACCTTGAGTAAATctacttattttattattaatctgttaaaaaaaaagatgtaccTTGATTAAATTCATAATATGTAATAGCGTGTGAACCATACAAAATATGTTGGTTTCACAATAATGTCAGGTGACTGTGTTAAATCGAATTTGATATAGATGTGTATGATGTATTAAATTTGACATGAATTTTACATCAACTTTTTCGATCATGTGATATGTTAATTTACATACGCACGTTCTCTTTGTGTGTTCAATTCTCATTAATTGTGAAATCAACAACTAATTTtgattataacatttttttatttgagaattACAAGAGAGTATCGGATAAATAATCTAATAAGCAACtcgcacgcaggcgggacctctacgccacacaaaggtggaaaaacaATACTACTCACACAAAGGTGGGAACACTACCCGCACGCAGGCAGGAATTGAACCCAAaacctctcacaaatgagagtcattgggtgcctcaactttgctaCTTGAGCAAGGCCTCAGCGGCTGATTATAACATTTTTAATCAACAACTAATTTTGATTAGAAAAAAAGGCACAAGAGTGAATCTCAAATTTAATTCAACTTCACAAGGGGAGAgtacacatacatatataaatacaaattataaGCCAATAACAATTAAGTTGACTTTTTGGATAGTTCCATTGAGTTGACTTACTTACATAAACTATAGTTTTGCAAGTATAAAGAAATGAGCTTTCGTGAAAATCATTTTTATTCTATTAACTGTAAATTAGTCATGTCCATAGATCTTGACTAAAATGGATAGTTGTGATTGGTTTTCTCATGGAATAATGTTATAATGCTATTTCAtggataaataattttttttcatgataatgcttcttttatatatatgtttacaaaaatatatttttatgataatacttttatgtattattaaatttaatatttttcctTAATAATCGTATACCATACAAAATTAATTATGcatattaatttctaattaatagaatagaaaattaatttttatttgaaccaTGTGGAAAATTACATCTATTAGAACATAATCTCTTCGTACATGAATAAGTGTCTCATTTAACTTTTTTTCGTGTTTCACCATAAGcgttttatttcaaaattttagagTAACctattcatatttttctttctattgTATTAATATTCAATacttttttaatatttgaataaaaCAATGAATAAGCTTCCAAATATGAATTTGCTGATGTACGTTTATTAATAGTGAGGGACATTTATTTATAAACGGGTGGAATATTATCTTATCCATATTTAAATGTTGGAGTGATGACAATAACCTTTACatttaatgaaaagaaaataaagtacAATTAACTATCAGTCACtttctttttcttatatatGTGGATTAAACGTTGATTACATAAACGACACGTAACTTCCTttgtcattaattttattaatgtgGATTACCTATTTATCTTTTTAGCTGCACTAATTTGGACTTTTATTTGCCTTAAACTTCTCTACTGTATTAACTACATATAAGCAGTGAAATTTTGTCTAAAAACTTTGACGCAATTATTTATATTGTTCTTTAATCTACACCTGTTTAAATGGGTGagaggcacccaaagactctaTTTTGTGAGAGATATGGGTTCAATCTCGCTTGCGTGCGACGTAGTTTTCTCATCTTTATGTGATAGTAATATCGTCTGCGTGCGGTGTAGTTTTTTCacatttgtgtggtgtagaggtcccgcctgcgtgcgaATGACTTATTTTATCCTTAATATTTCTCCAAGAGATTAAGAAAGCTCCcccaaacttttttttttcttgcatgTGAAAATTTGGCATGTATGTAAATAATTATAACATCAACGACTTGTATCTAGAAATACTTGAGGGGCTTAATTACTTAATCGTCGAGGTAAACATTAAAGAtgtatttgtaattttgtaCCTAAATTCAATGTCATCAtaattcatactccctccgtccacgaaatgagtacccatttgtggacggcacgagttttaagaaatatatgaagtgtagtgtgaatagtttaagggtctcactttggcacgagttttaagaaatatatgaagtgtagtgtgaatagtttaagagtctcacttttttagtgtattaattaaagagatgtgtggggtacacttgccaaaaagagaaatgagta contains:
- the LOC130988013 gene encoding E3 ubiquitin-protein ligase RSL1-like codes for the protein MEMIMSSIMAAFDEALSLTHDYAHADEAIQIQQALHASLSSSSQTLSCEICTEDKQASDMLDLDGCRHSFCAACISKHVQYKLRDNVTAVSCPAQGCRSAIQPAALRPHVAAEVLDRWEEAVAESSIEASQRVRCPYGGCSEVLVNEGGDAVAECECPWCHRLFCARCGVPWHQGRGCREFRRERGGKREKEGLRRLAEEKKWKKCPNCKVFVDKTEGCIHITCRCKLEFCYACGENWNESHWTTCQE